Genomic window (Alligator mississippiensis isolate rAllMis1 chromosome 4, rAllMis1, whole genome shotgun sequence):
TCCCAGCCTGATCAGCATTGACCTGTCTTCTAACCGGCTCAGCCGGCTGGAGGGGAACACCTTCACCAGCCTGAGCAACCTTATGGTGTGTGAGCTGGCTGGCAATCCCTTCAACTGTGACTGCAGCCTCTACAGCTTTCTCAACTGGCTGGTGGTCTTCAACAACGTCACAAAGAACTATGACCGACTGCAATGCGAAACCCCGCGGGAGTTTGCTGGCTACCCACTCCTGGTGCCTCGACCCCACCACAACCGCAATGCCATCACCATATTCCAGTCCATGTGCCGGGGCGGCACAATCCCCTCCCTCTCAAGAGTCAACCCCACCCCCTATACGCCTGACTCCCAGAGAGACCTGGATGAGTCCTCAGGGTTCAACCATGGGGACTTCCTGTCAGTGGAACCCCCAGCTTCTTCTACCACTGACTCCTCCTTCAATCCCAGCATCAAGGTCCACCATGTGACCATCACCTCAGCCACCTTGTTGGTGACCATCCCCTCGCCCTACAGCAAGTTGTACGTTCTGACGCAATATAATAACAGCTATGTTGCTGATGTCAGGACCCTGAAATTCAAGAAGGAGTATGTCGTCCTCAAAGATCTGAAGACCCACACAGACTACACTTTCTGTGTGGCCTCCATCCGCAACTCCAAGCGCTACAACCACACCTGTGTGTCCTTTACTaccaggagcaaggggagggaggatCCCATTCCCAATACCTCTACCACCACTCACTACATCATGACCATCCTGGGCTGCCTCTTTGGGATGGTCATTGTCCTGGGAGTGGTCTACTACTGCCTGAGGAAGCGGAGGATGCAGGAGGAGAAGCAGAAGTCCCTCAATGTGAAGAAGACCATTCTGGAGATGCGTTATGGCTCAGACATTGACACCAGCTCCATTGTCCACCCTTCACAGAAGCTGGGTGAGCCACCAGTCATTCCCATCTCACGGATGTCCTCCATCCCTTCCATGATTGGAGAGAAGATGCCCCCATCCAAGTCAATGGATGCTGGGATGGAAACCCCAAAGGTCACTACCAAAGGCAACTACATTGAGGTGCGAACaggtggtggggatgggctgGAGAGAACTCAGCGAGATGATGACCTGCGGGAACTTGACAATGGCCAGGGTTCAGCAGCTGAGATCTCCACCATTGCCAAGGAAGTGGACAAGGTCAACCAAATCATCAACAACTGCATTGATGCCCTCAAGCTGGacacagcctccttcctgggaggagggggtggcgtTGATTCAGACATGGCATTCGAGTGTCAGTCCATCCCCACCAGCTCCTCCGGCGGGCTGGAGCGGCCCAGCTTCCTCTCACCGCCCTACAAGGAGAGCTCCCACCACCCCCTGCAGCGCCAGCTGAGTGCAGATGCTGCAGTGGCCAGGAAAACCTGCAGTGTCTCATCCAGTGGCTCCATCAAGAGCGCCAAGGTCTTCAGCCTGGATGTGCCCGATCACCCGCCGCTGAGCAAGTCAGACTCAAAATACATTGAGAAAGGCAGCCCACTCAACAGCCCCCTGGATCGTCTTCCCCTGGTGTCCCCAGGTGCCATCCACCACTTGGAGGTAAAACCTTCTTACCACTGCAGTGAACATAGGCACTCCTTCCCAGCCCTTTACTATGAGGAGAGTGCAGACACCCTGAGCCAGCGGGTGTCCTTCCTTAAGCCGCTCTCCCGTTCCAAGCGGGACTCCACGTACTCTCAGCTCTCCCCCAGACACTACTTCTCAGGCTACTCCTCCAGCCCTGAGTATTCATCAGAGAGCACTCACAAGATTTGGGAGCGTTTCCGGCCTTACAAGAAGCACCACCGGGAGGAAGTTTACATGGCGGCCGGCCACGCCCTGCGGAAGAAAGTCCAGTTTGCCAAGGATGAGGATCTGCACGACATCCTGGATTACTGGAAAGGCGTCTCCGCTCAGCAGAAGTTGTGACTCTGTCTttacaaggaaaaataaaaaggactcCCCAACAACCACAAGAAAGAACCACTTGACTGTGAATCAAAGAACCAACAAATGCTCCCGACAAAAATGAACCGAAAACCATTTCTTAAAagtttacaaaaaacaaacaaactccacCCCCAACTGAAATGCATTGTTTCTACTGTGTTACGGGGACCATTGTTACTGCTGTAGGTGGTTGGGAGGAGCTGCCTGCTTTGACACTGTGGTAATGTCGCCATGCGTTGGGGTTAGCTGCAGTCCAGGACATGGAGGGGCAAGAGGGATAAGCAGTGAGGAGAGCAGGGAAGGATGCTAACTAGGTGTAGACTAAAACACTAACCATTACTTTTCTGTTCCTATTGCTCCTTTGTTCCAGAATAGTTTTGTTTTAGGGTGGGAATCCTGACTGCTCCCCAAAAGGGGTAATGGCGATTCCTACCCCCATCCCCCAGGCATTCCCATCAAGAGGAAATTGGGGATGTCCCCATCCCTCTCAGGATGGCAGTCCAAGTCACTGGAAGCtaaattgttttttttacagGGGCGATGTTGTGAAGACCTGCCCCAGTCTTGTGGGGTTTGTACAGAAACCAGAGTGTAAGAGGAGGATCTCTCCCCATGTCCTCTGTCCCCCCACACTCTGTCAGGATTTCCTAGGTTGGagtcaggctttgtggctggTGGCTGCATCAGCCTCTAATCTTCCTTGGGGTACATGGCCCAGGGAACTCCTTTCCCCCTACCTTTGATTCCTGTAGGAAGAGCGGTTACTGGCTCTtgagccctgcagggggggtccccaaggccagccccagcagtacaTTCCAGTAGTCTTCCAGTACGTGGTCGGGAGCATGACCTCTGGCATTGCTAAAGGCAGGGCCAGCAGAGATGGGTGAGAAGACAGGAATTCTCAACCTCTTTGAGATCAGGAGTGTGCCCCTTCCCATTGCACACCCCACGCATACACTCAGCTTAcatctccctcccactcccaggctctgctcctcccctgcccccacttcccctccatccccactgtccTGCACTCAAGGAAGGGCTTTGAcccctgggggtgtgggcagagGATACTTAGTGGaggaatcacaacagcaggaaactactgcagcagtggctgctttTGTGCcctccaggagctgctgccctggTGACTGCCCTCAATTACATTACTGCCTCTGTCACCCTCTCACCCAGCTCTCCCAGAGCAGGGTCCCCCTTCCCTGAGGGGTACAGAAAGAATGGATGTAAACAGACACTCATGTGTCAGTTCCTGATTGCCCCTGTACTCAGTCTGTCCATTGAGAAAGtccagggctggaagagacccccaAGGAGTGGGTCCCACTCCAATGAGGCACAGGCAACTCTCCTAGATAAGAGACAGGCCCCAAAGTTAGAGAAAAGCTGATAGGTGAAAAGCTGGTAGTGGGGGCAGGGTACAGGGACATGTAGGGGGAACATGATTGAGCATGGGACAAGGAGGGGGAACATGATTGAGCATGGGACAAGAGGGTACAGTGCAGGAGGACAGCTCTGTGCAAAGGAGAGGAGGGTGCAGCTCAGGAAATGATGCCATCAccctgcccctcctgggccccattacagaggtggtgcaggtgagGGGAGGGCCGTTCCTGGCGCCGGCCATCAGAAGAACTGGAGCACCTTCTCACCTGCTAAGTCACAGGGGACCTGGCTATCCCCAGTGAGAAGGATCCCTTGAGAGACCTGCCTCTAGCGCCCTTTTATCTGGGCATTGGACCTGAGCTCCATTCCCTGCCTAGTGTTGTGGGGGGGAAGATGAGAGTGCAGCCTgctgtccccatcccctccccatctCAGAACAAACTAACAAAGCACAATCTTGGCTACCACCCACTCCACTTGTTTGCGTGCAGGGGTGCCAGCCCGCTATGTGGGGGCTGTTCAGTGTGGCACTTCATGACCTTCCTTGACAATCCTTTCAGATGGCAGTGACACAGGGAGTGATCTCTGTCCCTTTGCATACTGCCAGGCATAGTCAGGGAGAGGTGGCTATATGACCAACCTCTGTGCCTCTCccactgccctggggctggggggtgatgTCTCTGAG
Coding sequences:
- the ELFN2 gene encoding protein phosphatase 1 regulatory subunit 29 is translated as MLCLGLWASALLCVFVPGMVHGDCWLIEGDKGYVWLAICSQNQPPYETIPQHINSTVHDLRLNENKLKVVLYSSLNRFGNLTDLNLTKNEISYIEDGAFMGQSNLQVLQLGYNKLTNLTEGMLRGMARLQFLFVQHNLIELVTPTAFSECPSLISIDLSSNRLSRLEGNTFTSLSNLMVCELAGNPFNCDCSLYSFLNWLVVFNNVTKNYDRLQCETPREFAGYPLLVPRPHHNRNAITIFQSMCRGGTIPSLSRVNPTPYTPDSQRDLDESSGFNHGDFLSVEPPASSTTDSSFNPSIKVHHVTITSATLLVTIPSPYSKLYVLTQYNNSYVADVRTLKFKKEYVVLKDLKTHTDYTFCVASIRNSKRYNHTCVSFTTRSKGREDPIPNTSTTTHYIMTILGCLFGMVIVLGVVYYCLRKRRMQEEKQKSLNVKKTILEMRYGSDIDTSSIVHPSQKLGEPPVIPISRMSSIPSMIGEKMPPSKSMDAGMETPKVTTKGNYIEVRTGGGDGLERTQRDDDLRELDNGQGSAAEISTIAKEVDKVNQIINNCIDALKLDTASFLGGGGGVDSDMAFECQSIPTSSSGGLERPSFLSPPYKESSHHPLQRQLSADAAVARKTCSVSSSGSIKSAKVFSLDVPDHPPLSKSDSKYIEKGSPLNSPLDRLPLVSPGAIHHLEVKPSYHCSEHRHSFPALYYEESADTLSQRVSFLKPLSRSKRDSTYSQLSPRHYFSGYSSSPEYSSESTHKIWERFRPYKKHHREEVYMAAGHALRKKVQFAKDEDLHDILDYWKGVSAQQKL